Sequence from the bacterium genome:
TCGCGTGGATAGGGCGTGACTTCGACTTGCGCTTTCATGCCTTTGTGGATGCGCGGCAAATCTTGCTCGTAAATGTCCGCAAGCACCCACAACGTCGAGAGATCGGCGATTTCAAATAAATGCGCGCCCAGCTCGACGAATTGGCCTTGCACGACTTCAGCGCTGAGCACCGCGCCGCGGAATGGCGCGCGAATGTGCAAATGGCTCAGCGGTTCTTTTGCGGTTTCCAGTTGGCGCAAATCAGCCTCACTCAGTCCGGCGACTTCCAATTTTCTGCGCGCCGAGAGCAAAATGGTTTTTGCCGTTGATTGATCGGTGCTTCCATTGCTGGGGCGCTGCGCGCGTTCGATAGTCTGCAAATATTCCATCTGCATCGCGAGAAATTCCTGGCTGAAAACTTCGGCGAGCGCTTGCCCGGCGCTGACGCGATCGCCGGCAAACGCCGAGACTTTTTCCACGCGGCCCGCCAGGCGCGCGGTGATGGCTGCGCGGCGGCGCTCATTGAGCATCACTTTGCCCGGCAGCGTCAATGGAATCGGCGCCGAGCTTTCATTGACCTCAGCAGTTTCAAGGTGAATGTGGAAAAGCTGGTGTTTGGTCAACGTCACGACTGTGGCATTTTCCTCATGAGCTTCTGCGGCTTGATGCGGATGCTCTTCGGATTCTGGTTGATTGCAAGCCCAAAGTGCGATTGCAGCGAAGGGCAAAGTATACTTGAGAGCTTGATTCATGGCTTATTCCTTGAGAATGAGTGAAGTCCGGCGCTCGACAATTTTTCAAATCTAGCAAGCTTTCGCAGCGCGAGTCAGACTTCACTCGTCTTGTTCAAACTTTTCGCCAACTGCTTCCAAATCAGCGCGGGCGGCGAGGTAATTGAAAATCGCGCGAACATTTTCCAAACGCGTTTGTCCTGCGGTGCGATGAATATCCAGCAAATCCGTGAGCGAAAGCTGGCCGGACTGATATGCTGCCACCGCGGCATGTACCACATTTTGGGATTCCGGCAACACGACGTTGCGAAATTCCAAAACCTGCTTCTCTGTCGCTTCCACGGCAGCGACGGCGACTGCAAAATTGTGGCGCACCTGCTGCTCAAAATAAGCCAAGCGTGTTTCCGCCGCCGCCAGCTCGGCCTGGGCGATTTGCGTTTCGCCTTTCGGCGCAACACGATTGAACAGCGGCAGGCTGATGCCGGCCTCGAGGCCGAAGGCATTCACGGTTTCACCGTTCGGCTGCGCGAGCGTGAAAGGTGGATTCTCCGCGACCCGTTGAAACGAAGCGCCAACAGAAAAATCCGGTCGACTGGCAAGTTGCGCCAAGCGCAAAGCGCGGCGTTGGCGCTCGACCGCAGTGACAAGAATTCGGCGCAAATTGGATTGCCCGGGGGCAAATGCCGAATCACCGGAAGGTGCATAAACCAGAGAATCACTCAACTGCAAAAGTTGCGCGCTTTCACGGCCCAGCAAAAGATT
This genomic interval carries:
- a CDS encoding efflux RND transporter periplasmic adaptor subunit, which translates into the protein MNQALKYTLPFAAIALWACNQPESEEHPHQAAEAHEENATVVTLTKHQLFHIHLETAEVNESSAPIPLTLPGKVMLNERRRAAITARLAGRVEKVSAFAGDRVSAGQALAEVFSQEFLAMQMEYLQTIERAQRPSNGSTDQSTAKTILLSARRKLEVAGLSEADLRQLETAKEPLSHLHIRAPFRGAVLSAEVVQGQFVELGAHLFEIADLSTLWVLADIYEQDLPRIHKGMKAQVEVTPYPREMFAATLTEIFGVVDAQSRTVKARLEVQNPSGKLKPEMFASVHLTTELGGNTIKIPASAMLGETERHFVFVAVNDSTFEKREVRTGVETREIVEVLDGLATGERIVTRGGFFLKSELAKETFGEEHH
- a CDS encoding TolC family protein, yielding MIPVSRSCLAVLFPLLLLSGAARAQSELSLQQAIALALRQNLQIMLAEQEVAVARGQGVHAGALPPAEIFARLDEIGFDFAAANAIEIGFSQGFEFPGKRGSRKAVARADRQIAELQLARLRVLLAAEVKKRYYENLLAKENVTSQQFAVQLLDDLQRLIAERYQSGAASYVDVVRSRIELGRGRIELAAVQEDQIAALAKLNLLLGRESAQLLQLSDSLVYAPSGDSAFAPGQSNLRRILVTAVERQRRALRLAQLASRPDFSVGASFQRVAENPPFTLAQPNGETVNAFGLEAGISLPLFNRVAPKGETQIAQAELAAAETRLAYFEQQVRHNFAVAVAAVEATEKQVLEFRNVVLPESQNVVHAAVAAYQSGQLSLTDLLDIHRTAGQTRLENVRAIFNYLAARADLEAVGEKFEQDE